From one Bradyrhizobium sp. Ash2021 genomic stretch:
- a CDS encoding spermidine synthase — MIPWVKIDTARIPGTDAELRLMRRGAEFSIMLGTNELMNSRLSGSEAALATLAAKKIEKVAKPHVLIGGLGMGFTVRAALGVLGIKAQVVVAELVPAVVAWARGPMAEIFGDSLIDPRVSVLETDVTEVIRSRARTFDAILLDVDNGPEGLTRKANDALYNSAGLKAAHAALHPGGVLAVWSSGPNPPFAKRLRGAGFDVNEVAIRATGRGGGARHVIWIATRE, encoded by the coding sequence ATGATTCCATGGGTCAAGATCGACACCGCGCGCATTCCCGGCACCGACGCGGAATTGCGGCTGATGCGGCGCGGCGCCGAGTTCTCCATCATGCTCGGCACCAACGAGCTGATGAACAGCCGCCTCAGCGGTTCCGAGGCCGCGCTCGCGACGCTTGCAGCCAAGAAGATCGAAAAGGTCGCAAAGCCGCATGTGCTCATTGGCGGCCTCGGCATGGGTTTTACGGTGCGGGCGGCACTCGGCGTGCTCGGAATCAAGGCGCAGGTCGTGGTGGCTGAGCTGGTGCCGGCGGTGGTGGCCTGGGCACGCGGCCCGATGGCCGAGATTTTCGGCGACAGCCTGATCGATCCCCGCGTCAGCGTTTTGGAGACTGATGTCACCGAGGTTATCCGGTCGCGTGCACGAACCTTCGATGCGATACTGCTGGATGTCGACAATGGTCCGGAGGGCCTGACCCGCAAGGCCAATGATGCGCTCTATAATTCAGCCGGACTGAAAGCGGCGCACGCGGCGTTGCACCCCGGCGGCGTGCTGGCGGTCTGGTCGTCCGGACCCAATCCGCCCTTTGCAAAACGTCTGCGCGGCGCCGGCTTCGACGTCAACGAAGTTGCCATCCGCGCCACTGGAAGAGGCGGCGGCGCGCGCCATGTGATCTGGATCGCGACCAGGGAATAA